The following are from one region of the Isoalcanivorax indicus genome:
- a CDS encoding PA2778 family cysteine peptidase: MKYGAALTLLIMFAALSGCQSRAPLPDAASSSRHIDDVPFFPQDDYQCGPAALATVLGHAGVEVSATELVDEVWLPSRQGSLAMELVAAARARDRLVYPVTGSDTLFASLDAGLPVLVMQNLALPRWPQWHFAVVTGYRDDGRTVILNTDTREAHPQAWNRFVRTWARADYQGWVLPAPGTLPSFAKPLTTVQALQDLSGSAGAAAADAHWHTAAARWPDHYLVQFGYGNHLWQRRDPHAAVAAWQAAAEARPDAFAPWHNLALAYAGLGCSDASQDALLQARRASTNAELLAALEQRFADTPPVDPPPADRGATACP; the protein is encoded by the coding sequence TTGAAATACGGAGCAGCCTTAACACTGCTGATCATGTTTGCGGCGCTGAGCGGCTGCCAGAGCCGCGCGCCGCTACCGGACGCAGCGTCGTCGTCCCGGCACATTGATGATGTGCCCTTCTTTCCGCAGGACGATTACCAGTGCGGCCCCGCAGCCCTCGCCACCGTGCTGGGCCATGCCGGCGTAGAGGTGTCCGCAACCGAACTGGTGGATGAAGTCTGGCTGCCCTCGCGTCAGGGCAGCCTGGCCATGGAGCTGGTCGCCGCCGCTCGCGCCCGTGACCGGCTGGTCTATCCGGTCACAGGCAGCGACACCCTTTTTGCATCACTGGATGCCGGGCTGCCGGTGCTGGTGATGCAGAATCTGGCGCTGCCCCGCTGGCCGCAATGGCACTTTGCCGTGGTCACCGGGTACCGCGACGACGGCCGCACCGTGATCCTGAACACCGACACGCGCGAGGCACACCCGCAAGCCTGGAACCGTTTTGTGCGCACCTGGGCCCGGGCAGACTATCAAGGCTGGGTGCTGCCAGCGCCGGGGACGCTGCCGTCGTTCGCCAAACCCCTGACCACCGTGCAGGCCCTGCAGGATCTTTCCGGCAGCGCCGGGGCGGCGGCAGCTGATGCGCACTGGCATACTGCGGCGGCGCGCTGGCCGGATCATTATCTGGTGCAATTCGGTTACGGCAATCACCTGTGGCAACGTCGTGACCCGCACGCCGCCGTAGCAGCGTGGCAGGCCGCCGCCGAGGCCCGGCCGGACGCCTTTGCGCCCTGGCATAACCTTGCCCTGGCGTATGCGGGCCTGGGCTGCAGCGACGCCAGTCAGGATGCGCTGTTACAGGCAAGACGCGCCTCGACCAATGCAGAGTTGCTCGCTGCGCTGGAGCAACGTTTCGCCGACACGCCACCCGTGGACCCTCCACCCGCAGACCGGGGTGCCACGGCGTGCCCATGA
- the mreC gene encoding rod shape-determining protein MreC has protein sequence MKGLFADTPNPGYRLVLALVVGAALMLLDQRSDHVQPVRFAIGYITAPIHYLAHMPSAIGEWASSQAVSRADLQADKQHLERQILVLQQRVQRLAVLEAENVRLRELLNSSAELDARVLAAEIIGIEPDPSRQEFVINKGTHAGVYRGQAVLDAGGLLGQVVDAGPFTARVLLITDASHALSVQVNRNGVRAILAGTGQPDRVRLLFVPDTADIIEGDLLVSTGLDQRFPRGYPVAEVVRLDHDPGAPFAIVEARPTASIDRASHVLLVERPVRRQQEGAEQ, from the coding sequence ATCAAAGGCCTGTTTGCGGACACTCCCAATCCCGGATACCGGCTGGTCCTGGCGCTGGTGGTGGGTGCTGCCCTGATGTTGCTGGATCAGCGCAGTGATCATGTGCAGCCGGTGCGCTTTGCCATCGGCTATATTACTGCGCCCATTCATTATCTTGCCCATATGCCTTCCGCCATCGGCGAGTGGGCGTCCAGCCAGGCGGTGTCCCGCGCCGACCTGCAGGCCGACAAGCAGCATCTTGAGCGTCAGATTCTGGTACTTCAGCAGCGCGTCCAGCGTCTGGCCGTGCTGGAGGCCGAGAATGTGCGCCTGCGCGAATTGCTCAACTCATCTGCGGAACTGGATGCCCGGGTGCTGGCCGCCGAAATCATCGGTATCGAGCCGGACCCCAGCCGCCAGGAATTCGTGATCAACAAGGGCACCCACGCGGGCGTCTATCGTGGCCAGGCGGTGCTCGATGCGGGGGGGCTGCTCGGCCAGGTGGTGGATGCCGGGCCCTTCACGGCTCGGGTGCTGCTGATTACCGATGCCAGCCATGCGCTGTCGGTACAGGTCAATCGCAATGGCGTGCGTGCCATCCTGGCCGGCACCGGCCAACCTGATCGGGTGCGGTTGCTGTTTGTGCCGGACACCGCCGACATCATCGAAGGCGATCTGCTGGTCAGCACGGGCCTGGATCAGCGTTTTCCGCGCGGTTATCCGGTCGCCGAAGTGGTGCGTCTGGATCATGATCCCGGTGCGCCCTTTGCCATAGTCGAGGCGCGCCCCACGGCAAGCATTGATCGCGCCAGCCATGTGCTGCTGGTGGAACGGCCCGTGCGCCGTCAGCAGGAGGGCGCGGAGCAATGA
- a CDS encoding rod shape-determining protein: protein MIKRIRGMFSTDLSIDLGTANTLIYVRGRGIVLDEPSVVAIRHHGAQKSVAAVGMDAKRMLGRTPGNITAIRPMKDGVIADFEVTEKMLQYFIKKVHESGFFPPAPRVLVCVPCKSTQVERRAIQDSAYGAGAREVFLIEEPMAAAIGAGLPVDEASGSMVVDIGGGTTEIAIISLNGIVYAESVRVGGDRFDEAIVSFVRKEYGSLIGESTAERIKQEIGTAYLGGEILEIDVRGRNLAEGVPRSFTLNSEEILEALKDPLNSIVNAVKNALEASPPELASDIAERGLVVTGGGALLRDIDRLLSEETGLPVIVADDPLTCVARGGGKALELMDTRGFDTLALS from the coding sequence GTGATCAAGCGTATTCGGGGGATGTTCTCCACCGATCTCTCCATTGACCTGGGGACTGCCAATACCCTTATTTATGTCCGGGGCCGGGGTATCGTGCTCGACGAACCCTCGGTTGTGGCGATCCGGCACCATGGCGCCCAGAAAAGCGTGGCCGCAGTGGGCATGGACGCCAAACGTATGCTGGGCCGGACCCCCGGCAACATTACCGCCATCCGGCCGATGAAAGACGGCGTGATCGCCGATTTCGAAGTGACCGAGAAGATGCTCCAGTACTTTATCAAGAAGGTACATGAGAGCGGCTTCTTCCCGCCGGCACCTCGGGTGCTGGTGTGTGTGCCCTGCAAATCCACCCAGGTGGAACGCCGGGCGATTCAGGATTCCGCCTATGGCGCCGGTGCCCGGGAAGTCTTCCTGATCGAGGAACCCATGGCGGCCGCCATTGGCGCCGGGCTGCCGGTGGATGAAGCCAGCGGCTCCATGGTGGTGGATATCGGTGGTGGTACCACTGAAATCGCCATCATTTCCCTGAACGGCATTGTCTACGCTGAATCCGTGCGTGTGGGCGGCGACCGCTTTGATGAAGCGATTGTCTCGTTCGTGCGCAAGGAATACGGCAGCCTGATCGGCGAATCCACCGCCGAGCGTATCAAGCAGGAAATCGGCACCGCCTATCTGGGCGGCGAAATTCTGGAAATTGATGTGCGTGGTCGTAACCTGGCCGAAGGGGTGCCGCGCAGCTTTACCCTGAACAGTGAAGAAATCCTCGAAGCTCTGAAGGATCCTCTGAACAGCATCGTCAATGCGGTCAAGAACGCGCTGGAAGCGTCGCCGCCGGAACTGGCCTCCGATATCGCCGAGCGCGGTCTGGTGGTAACGGGTGGGGGCGCCTTGCTGCGTGATATCGACCGTCTGCTGAGCGAAGAAACCGGCCTGCCGGTCATCGTGGCTGACGATCCGCTGACCTGCGTCGCCCGGGGTGGGGGCAAGGCGCTGGAACTGATGGATACCCGCGGCTTCGATACCCTGGCGCTGAGCTGA
- the gatB gene encoding Asp-tRNA(Asn)/Glu-tRNA(Gln) amidotransferase subunit GatB — MEWETVIGLEVHVQLSTATKIFSGSSTAFGAAPNSQASLVDLAMPGTLPVLNRAAVEKAVLFGLAINAEIGKRSVFERKNYFYPDLPKGYQTTQLEAPIVGRGDVEIQLEDGTRKTVRIHHAHLEEDAGKSLHEAFHDEQGRGMTGIDLNRAGTPLIEVVTEPDMRSPEEAVAFARKLHAIATTLGICDGDMSQGSMRFDVNVSVRPKGEEKLGTRTETKNLNSFRFMDAAIRQEIRRQIELIEDGGSVVQETRLFDGDTQTARSMRTKEDANDYRYFPCPDLLPVEVTDADIDRLRAQLPELPDARAERFMQQYALSGYDAGLLAADRHIADYFEAAAAAAGDAKLTANWVMGDVSARLNAENLDIRQAPLSATGLGQLIQRIKDGTISSKIAKQVFDACWQGEGSPDEVIDARGLKQVSDSGELEKVVDQIIADNADQVAAYQAAEGAKQKKMFGFFVGQAMKLTQGKANPQQINALLQEKLQ; from the coding sequence ATGGAATGGGAAACCGTGATTGGCCTGGAAGTGCATGTACAGCTTTCCACCGCCACCAAGATATTTTCCGGCAGCAGCACCGCCTTCGGCGCCGCGCCCAACAGCCAGGCCAGCCTGGTGGACCTGGCCATGCCCGGCACCCTGCCGGTGCTGAACCGCGCTGCCGTGGAAAAGGCCGTCCTGTTCGGCCTGGCCATCAATGCCGAGATCGGCAAACGCTCCGTGTTCGAGCGCAAGAATTATTTCTATCCCGACCTGCCCAAGGGCTACCAGACCACACAGCTCGAAGCCCCCATCGTTGGCCGCGGCGACGTCGAGATACAACTTGAAGACGGCACCCGCAAGACCGTGCGCATTCACCACGCCCATCTGGAAGAAGATGCAGGCAAGTCCCTGCATGAAGCCTTCCACGATGAACAGGGCCGGGGCATGACCGGCATTGACCTGAACCGCGCCGGCACCCCGCTGATCGAAGTGGTCACCGAACCGGACATGCGCAGCCCCGAAGAAGCCGTCGCCTTCGCCCGCAAGCTGCATGCCATCGCCACCACCCTCGGCATCTGCGACGGCGATATGTCCCAGGGCTCCATGCGTTTCGACGTCAATGTGTCCGTGCGCCCCAAAGGCGAGGAAAAACTCGGCACCCGCACCGAAACCAAGAACCTCAACTCGTTCCGTTTCATGGACGCCGCCATCCGCCAGGAAATTCGCCGTCAAATAGAGCTGATCGAAGACGGCGGCAGCGTGGTCCAGGAAACCCGTCTGTTTGACGGCGACACGCAAACCGCGCGTTCGATGCGCACCAAGGAAGACGCCAACGACTACCGCTACTTCCCCTGCCCCGACCTGTTGCCCGTGGAAGTCACCGATGCGGACATCGACCGACTGCGCGCCCAGCTGCCGGAACTCCCGGACGCCCGCGCCGAACGCTTCATGCAACAGTACGCCCTGTCTGGCTATGATGCGGGCCTGCTGGCCGCAGACCGGCATATCGCTGACTATTTCGAAGCGGCCGCAGCGGCCGCTGGCGACGCCAAACTGACCGCCAACTGGGTCATGGGCGACGTCAGCGCCCGCCTGAACGCCGAAAACCTGGACATCCGCCAGGCGCCGCTGAGCGCCACCGGCCTCGGCCAGCTTATCCAGCGCATCAAGGACGGCACCATTTCGTCAAAAATCGCCAAACAGGTTTTCGACGCCTGCTGGCAGGGCGAAGGCAGCCCGGACGAGGTGATCGACGCCAGGGGATTGAAACAGGTGTCCGACAGCGGCGAGCTGGAGAAAGTGGTCGATCAGATCATTGCCGATAACGCCGACCAGGTGGCCGCCTATCAGGCCGCCGAAGGCGCCAAGCAGAAAAAGATGTTCGGCTTCTTTGTCGGCCAGGCCATGAAGCTCACCCAGGGCAAGGCCAACCCGCAGCAGATCAATGCCTTGCTGCAGGAAAAGTTGCAATAA
- the gatA gene encoding Asp-tRNA(Asn)/Glu-tRNA(Gln) amidotransferase subunit GatA, producing MHRKTLTELKAGLDAGDFSARELAEHFLARIDTLDPQLNSFISVTRDQALAQADAADQARAAGQAGLLNGLPIAHKDIFCTRGVRTSCGSRMLDNFISPYDATVVERMQAAGAVMLGKTNMDEFAMGSSNETSWYGPVKNPWDTARVPGGSSGGSAAAVAARLVPAATGTDTGGSIRQPAALTGITGLKPTYGRVSRWGMIAFASSLDQAGPMATSAADCALLLSAMSGHDPRDSTSVHQAVEDYSAALDQPLKGLRIGVPEEFFPATLDDRIASTTRAAMAELEKQGATLVSIRLPSVDLSVPAYYVIAPAEASSNLSRFDGVRYGYRCDDPQDLEDMYKRSRSEGFGAEVKRRILVGTYALSHGYYDAYYLRAQKVRRLISNDFARAFDDVDVIMGPTSPEQAFALGAKSDDPVTMYMADVFTIAVNLAGLPALSMPAGMIDGLPVGIQVIGNYFREGQILNVAHQFQQATDWHQQAPAFGESA from the coding sequence ATGCATCGCAAGACCCTGACCGAACTGAAGGCCGGCCTCGACGCCGGAGATTTCTCCGCCCGGGAACTGGCCGAACATTTCCTGGCGCGTATCGACACCCTGGACCCGCAACTGAACAGCTTTATCAGCGTGACCCGGGACCAGGCTCTGGCCCAGGCCGACGCCGCCGATCAGGCCCGCGCAGCTGGCCAGGCCGGGCTGCTCAACGGCCTGCCCATCGCCCACAAGGATATTTTCTGCACACGCGGCGTTCGCACCAGCTGCGGCTCGCGCATGCTCGACAATTTCATCTCGCCCTACGACGCCACCGTGGTCGAACGCATGCAGGCCGCTGGCGCCGTGATGCTGGGCAAGACCAACATGGACGAGTTCGCCATGGGCTCGTCGAACGAAACCAGTTGGTATGGCCCGGTAAAAAATCCGTGGGATACCGCACGTGTTCCGGGCGGCTCTTCCGGTGGCTCTGCTGCCGCCGTCGCGGCACGCCTGGTGCCTGCGGCGACCGGCACCGACACCGGCGGCTCGATCCGCCAACCTGCAGCACTGACCGGCATCACCGGCCTCAAACCCACCTACGGCCGCGTGTCCCGCTGGGGCATGATTGCGTTTGCGTCGAGTCTGGATCAGGCCGGCCCGATGGCCACCAGCGCCGCCGATTGTGCGCTGCTGCTGTCCGCCATGTCCGGTCATGATCCGCGCGATTCCACCAGCGTCCATCAGGCCGTGGAGGATTACAGCGCAGCACTGGATCAGCCCCTGAAAGGATTGCGCATCGGCGTGCCGGAAGAATTTTTCCCCGCCACACTTGACGACCGCATCGCCAGCACCACCCGCGCTGCCATGGCTGAACTGGAAAAACAGGGCGCCACCCTCGTGTCCATTCGCCTGCCCAGTGTCGACCTGTCGGTACCGGCCTATTACGTGATTGCACCGGCGGAAGCGTCCTCCAACCTGTCGCGTTTTGACGGCGTGCGCTACGGCTACCGCTGCGATGACCCGCAGGACCTGGAAGACATGTACAAGCGCTCCCGCTCCGAAGGTTTTGGTGCCGAAGTGAAGCGCCGCATCCTGGTCGGCACCTATGCCTTGTCGCACGGTTACTACGACGCCTATTACCTGCGCGCACAAAAGGTACGCCGCCTGATCAGCAATGATTTTGCCCGCGCCTTTGACGACGTGGATGTGATCATGGGCCCGACCTCTCCGGAGCAGGCCTTCGCCCTCGGCGCCAAGAGCGACGATCCGGTGACCATGTATATGGCGGATGTCTTTACCATTGCCGTCAACCTCGCTGGCCTGCCTGCCCTGTCCATGCCTGCGGGCATGATCGACGGCCTGCCTGTCGGCATTCAGGTGATCGGCAATTATTTCCGCGAAGGACAGATTCTGAATGTTGCCCACCAATTCCAGCAGGCCACTGACTGGCATCAGCAGGCACCGGCATTCGGGGAGAGCGCATAA
- the gatC gene encoding Asp-tRNA(Asn)/Glu-tRNA(Gln) amidotransferase subunit GatC, whose amino-acid sequence MALDPKALSGVAHLARLHLDPADTDALTERLNSILGMVDRLQEADVTDVAPLAHPLDATQPLRDDTVSEADIREQVQPLAPATGDGCYLVPRVIE is encoded by the coding sequence ATGGCCCTTGACCCGAAGGCGCTGTCTGGCGTCGCCCATCTGGCGCGCCTGCACCTGGACCCGGCAGACACCGACGCCCTGACCGAGCGGTTGAACAGCATTCTAGGCATGGTGGACCGGCTGCAAGAGGCGGATGTCACCGACGTCGCCCCGCTGGCCCACCCGCTGGACGCCACCCAGCCGCTGCGCGACGACACCGTCAGCGAAGCGGACATCCGCGAACAGGTGCAGCCCCTGGCCCCCGCCACCGGGGACGGCTGCTACCTGGTTCCCCGCGTTATTGAGTGA
- a CDS encoding cyclic nucleotide-binding domain-containing protein produces MISIAEPTSGFPTLVRQYKRLVIELTRHIELDGTPLHLGPTDDATRAGMTPDRIWLVKGGMLNMSCQQRKLFTWDEGDLILPDAVEEPRARDRITFHADAAVLLVGYETLPLVRSLLANEDSARLWTQLLITQQSILLRLLAAHIEEDLHPTPGFAYFQPGDIIIQQGDEPRHVYSLFEGEADVLVDGVEVGSVKEGEVLGALALLTHQPRTATVRARSRCAVVKVPKDQFRQLIRSNPAMIQGLLTDMARQIVQLNSQVVALKY; encoded by the coding sequence ATGATTTCAATTGCCGAACCCACCAGCGGCTTCCCCACTCTGGTGCGCCAATACAAACGCCTGGTCATCGAACTCACCCGACACATTGAACTCGACGGCACGCCGCTGCACCTCGGCCCCACCGATGATGCCACCCGCGCCGGCATGACCCCCGACAGAATCTGGCTGGTCAAAGGCGGCATGCTCAACATGAGCTGCCAGCAGCGCAAACTGTTCACCTGGGATGAAGGTGATCTGATCCTCCCCGACGCCGTGGAAGAACCCCGCGCCCGGGATCGCATTACCTTTCACGCCGATGCCGCCGTGCTGCTGGTCGGCTATGAAACCCTGCCACTGGTGCGCAGCCTGCTGGCCAACGAAGACAGCGCACGCCTCTGGACACAGCTGCTGATCACCCAGCAAAGCATCCTGCTACGCCTGCTGGCCGCGCATATAGAAGAAGACCTGCACCCGACACCCGGCTTCGCCTATTTTCAGCCCGGCGACATCATCATCCAGCAAGGTGACGAACCACGGCACGTATACAGCCTGTTCGAAGGCGAAGCCGATGTGCTGGTCGACGGCGTCGAAGTGGGCAGCGTCAAGGAAGGCGAAGTGCTGGGTGCCCTGGCGCTACTGACACATCAGCCCCGCACCGCCACCGTGCGCGCACGCAGCCGGTGTGCCGTGGTCAAGGTGCCCAAGGATCAGTTCCGCCAGCTGATCCGCTCCAACCCCGCCATGATCCAGGGGCTACTCACCGACATGGCCCGGCAGATCGTCCAGCTGAACAGCCAGGTGGTGGCGCTAAAATATTGA
- a CDS encoding Maf family protein, with amino-acid sequence MATPLFLASTSPRRAELLRQIGVPFSVLRFPGIDETPAPDKTAPDYVLRMAREKALAGAAAMSGSGVAAVLGADTSVVLGGAVLGKPTDIDDAAGMLRRLSGQTHEVLSAVALVCRDEQGQWNDPCTVLSTTRVTFVVLSAADIDAYLATGEPFDKAGGYGIQGYGAVLVASLAGSYSGVVGLPLTETRSLLTAAGVPLWQAPASP; translated from the coding sequence ATGGCGACCCCGCTTTTTCTCGCGTCTACCTCGCCGCGTCGTGCCGAACTGCTGCGCCAGATCGGCGTGCCGTTTTCGGTACTGCGTTTCCCCGGTATTGATGAAACACCGGCGCCTGACAAGACGGCGCCGGATTACGTGTTGCGCATGGCCCGGGAAAAGGCGCTGGCCGGGGCGGCAGCCATGTCCGGGTCGGGGGTTGCCGCCGTCCTCGGCGCCGATACCAGCGTGGTGCTGGGCGGGGCTGTTCTGGGCAAGCCGACGGACATCGATGACGCTGCGGGTATGCTGCGCCGCTTGTCCGGCCAGACCCATGAGGTGCTGTCGGCGGTGGCGCTGGTCTGCCGGGACGAGCAGGGACAGTGGAACGACCCTTGCACGGTTCTGTCCACCACACGGGTGACCTTTGTGGTGCTGAGCGCGGCGGACATCGACGCTTATCTGGCCACGGGCGAGCCGTTCGACAAGGCCGGGGGCTACGGTATCCAGGGTTATGGTGCCGTGCTGGTGGCCTCGCTGGCGGGCAGCTACAGTGGTGTGGTGGGCCTGCCCCTGACTGAAACCCGGTCCTTGCTGACCGCCGCCGGGGTGCCCCTATGGCAGGCACCTGCCAGCCCCTGA
- the mreD gene encoding rod shape-determining protein MreD, translated as MREREHQGTAAIIGTFLVAAWLTVLPLPDAVEFGRPTWLALALIYWVIALPHRIGVLWGFAVGLFQDVLTGVVLGQHAVALAVVAYVALAAHKRIRVFPPLQQSVVVFLLTGTGALIAYTVQSAVGRVLVPPVWVLLPALVSALIWRPVFGLLRWVRRRFMVR; from the coding sequence ATGCGGGAGCGTGAACATCAGGGCACTGCCGCCATTATCGGGACCTTCCTGGTGGCCGCCTGGCTGACGGTGTTGCCGTTACCGGATGCCGTCGAGTTTGGCCGCCCCACCTGGCTGGCCCTGGCGCTGATTTACTGGGTCATTGCCCTGCCGCACCGTATCGGCGTGTTGTGGGGATTTGCCGTCGGGTTGTTTCAGGATGTGCTGACGGGCGTGGTGCTGGGGCAGCATGCGGTGGCCCTGGCGGTGGTGGCCTATGTCGCGCTGGCGGCCCACAAGCGTATTCGTGTCTTCCCGCCGTTGCAGCAGTCGGTGGTGGTGTTTCTGCTCACCGGTACCGGAGCACTGATTGCCTACACCGTGCAGAGCGCGGTGGGCCGGGTGCTGGTGCCGCCAGTCTGGGTGTTGCTGCCCGCGCTGGTGTCGGCACTGATCTGGCGCCCGGTTTTCGGCCTGCTCCGTTGGGTGCGGCGCCGGTTCATGGTGCGCTGA
- a CDS encoding crotonase/enoyl-CoA hydratase family protein produces MAEPQRFRDRISLRIEDSIAYVSLSRPEKYNGLDLDMLQGLVDAGRFLKKDRTLRAVILQGEGKSFCAGLDFATVTRQPGRILRSFLSHLGIRRANLFQYCCWIWRELPMPVIAVTHGHCFGGGLQIALGADFRFSTPDCQFSVMEIKWGLLPDMSGTASLRELLPMDVAKELAMTGRVFDGREAHALHLVTGISDDPLAQAQALAADLATRSPDALASIKTLFQRNWLASERRAFRNERWLQVGLFMGKNQRRAMQAAMKKEPPVFGPRGR; encoded by the coding sequence ATGGCCGAGCCACAACGTTTTCGCGACCGTATCAGTCTGCGTATCGAAGACAGTATTGCCTACGTCAGCCTGTCACGGCCGGAAAAGTACAACGGCCTCGATCTGGACATGCTCCAGGGGCTGGTAGACGCCGGCCGTTTTCTGAAAAAAGACCGTACCCTGCGCGCCGTCATCCTCCAGGGCGAAGGAAAGTCATTTTGCGCCGGGCTGGACTTTGCCACGGTGACCCGACAACCGGGCCGTATCCTGCGCAGCTTTCTCAGCCATCTGGGCATTCGCCGCGCCAACCTGTTCCAGTACTGCTGCTGGATCTGGCGCGAGTTACCGATGCCGGTCATTGCCGTGACACACGGCCACTGCTTCGGCGGTGGTCTGCAAATCGCCCTGGGTGCGGACTTCCGATTCAGCACGCCGGACTGTCAGTTTTCTGTCATGGAAATCAAATGGGGCCTGCTGCCGGACATGAGCGGCACCGCCAGCCTGCGTGAACTGTTGCCGATGGATGTCGCCAAGGAACTGGCCATGACCGGCCGCGTCTTCGATGGCCGGGAGGCCCACGCCCTGCATCTGGTCACCGGCATCAGCGACGACCCGCTAGCCCAGGCCCAGGCCCTGGCCGCCGACCTCGCCACCCGCTCCCCGGATGCCCTGGCGTCCATCAAGACACTGTTCCAACGCAACTGGCTGGCCAGTGAACGCCGCGCCTTCCGTAACGAACGCTGGCTTCAGGTGGGTCTCTTCATGGGCAAGAATCAGCGGCGTGCCATGCAGGCGGCCATGAAAAAGGAACCGCCTGTTTTTGGGCCTCGTGGTCGGTAG
- a CDS encoding PA2779 family protein, which yields MKTKTLIARSLAVIFLAVQTLMMPAAHAAMIGTDQVLAQEQRSAYEERVLTALSRDDAADALGRFGVSEERIQDRLDRLSDAELATLAQQADNLPAGEGALGVLVFILVLLILLDLLGVTNVFPAIKSAG from the coding sequence ATGAAAACCAAGACGTTGATTGCCCGTTCTCTGGCCGTGATCTTTCTGGCCGTACAAACGCTGATGATGCCCGCCGCACACGCCGCCATGATTGGCACCGATCAGGTGCTGGCGCAGGAACAACGCAGCGCCTATGAAGAGCGCGTGCTGACGGCCCTCAGCCGCGACGATGCCGCCGATGCCCTGGGACGCTTTGGTGTCAGTGAAGAGCGCATTCAGGATCGTCTGGACCGACTCAGTGACGCCGAACTGGCCACGCTGGCACAGCAGGCCGATAACCTGCCCGCCGGTGAAGGCGCACTGGGTGTGCTGGTGTTCATTCTGGTCCTGCTGATCCTGCTTGATCTGCTCGGCGTTACCAATGTCTTCCCGGCCATCAAGAGTGCCGGTTGA